A genome region from Alkalimarinus coralli includes the following:
- a CDS encoding DEAD/DEAH box helicase — protein MLNKLFDLFSRLFQILGLKPKNTPNTGGAKPNGGQPASAGKKKSSSGHNRQDKAGKGQSSASQNNPKKDSPKQQKFEAKKRDTAKKDGSGQQKQKEWTADQFVVPPEEGKSRFHDFNLDNRLLHAIADLGFKYCSPIQAASLPYTLQGNDFIGKAQTGTGKTAAFLITTIQNFLLNPIPKEERYASEPRALIIAPTRELVMQIEKDAHHLTAHTDLQVYSVMGGIDYQKQRTHLRDKVVDILVATPGRLIDFLGSQDVFLDQVETLVIDEADRMLDMGFIPDVKRIIRHNKPVGERQTLLFSATFNDDVLNLVNNWTKDAQFIEIEAEQQTTEKVDQTVFMVSTDEKLTVICNYIQKNDVKRAIIFGNRRDETRRLQETIRRLGIKCALLSGEVPQHKRIKTLDGFKKGDIEILVATDVAGRGIHVDDVTHVFNYNLPEDPEDYVHRIGRTGRAGKEGKSISFACEDDAFLLPELERYIGMKLECTYPDETLTQK, from the coding sequence TTGTTAAACAAATTATTTGACCTTTTTAGCCGACTATTCCAAATCTTGGGGTTAAAGCCGAAGAACACACCGAATACCGGTGGCGCAAAACCCAATGGTGGTCAGCCTGCAAGTGCGGGCAAGAAAAAATCCTCAAGTGGCCATAACAGGCAGGATAAAGCTGGCAAAGGCCAGTCATCAGCAAGCCAAAATAATCCTAAAAAAGACAGCCCCAAGCAGCAAAAGTTTGAGGCAAAAAAACGAGATACCGCGAAAAAGGACGGTAGTGGTCAACAAAAACAAAAGGAGTGGACCGCTGATCAATTTGTTGTTCCCCCAGAAGAAGGTAAGTCACGCTTTCATGACTTTAATTTAGATAATCGATTGTTGCATGCGATTGCAGACTTGGGCTTTAAATATTGCAGCCCAATTCAGGCCGCCTCACTACCATATACATTACAAGGTAACGATTTCATAGGTAAGGCTCAGACCGGGACGGGTAAAACAGCAGCCTTTCTAATCACTACGATACAGAACTTTCTACTAAACCCCATTCCTAAAGAAGAACGTTATGCGAGTGAGCCCAGGGCGCTGATTATTGCACCCACACGTGAACTGGTGATGCAGATTGAAAAAGATGCGCATCACCTAACGGCTCATACAGATTTGCAGGTTTATTCGGTAATGGGAGGGATTGACTATCAGAAACAGCGTACGCATTTGAGGGATAAAGTCGTCGATATTCTGGTTGCAACTCCAGGTCGGTTAATTGACTTCTTGGGAAGCCAGGATGTGTTTCTGGATCAGGTTGAAACACTGGTTATAGATGAAGCTGATCGAATGCTCGACATGGGTTTCATTCCTGATGTTAAGAGAATTATCAGGCACAACAAACCGGTGGGTGAGAGGCAGACGTTACTGTTTAGTGCAACGTTCAATGATGACGTGCTAAACCTGGTGAATAACTGGACTAAAGACGCTCAATTTATCGAAATAGAAGCTGAGCAACAAACAACGGAAAAGGTAGACCAAACTGTATTTATGGTCTCAACAGACGAAAAATTAACGGTTATTTGCAACTATATTCAAAAGAATGATGTTAAAAGGGCAATCATTTTTGGTAACCGTAGAGATGAAACCAGGCGCTTACAGGAAACGATCAGACGACTGGGAATCAAATGTGCGCTGCTATCTGGAGAGGTTCCCCAACATAAACGTATAAAAACGCTGGACGGTTTTAAGAAGGGAGACATTGAAATTCTGGTGGCAACGGATGTGGCAGGTCGTGGTATACACGTAGATGATGTCACTCACGTCTTTAACTATAACTTGCCGGAAGACCCGGAAGATTACGTGCACCGAATTGGCCGCACGGGGCGTGCAGGCAAGGAAGGGAAGTCTATTAGTTTTGCCTGTGAGGATGATGCGTTTTTATTGCCGGAGCTAGAGCGTTATATCGGTATGAAGTTAGAGTGTACTTACCCAGATGAGACCCTTACACAAAAATAA
- a CDS encoding elongation factor P hydroxylase, producing the protein MPVNQDVANLITLFNDCFKYTENTILVKGEDEPIYLPSSDKQPHNHIVFAHGYFSSALHEISHWCIAGEARRKLVDFGYWYEPDGRTIEQQHAFEQVEVKPQALEWIFSVAAGVKFNISADNLGGEVSPTAATFTQNVRNQAALYLEQGLPNNARQFTEILVSYYGTEGKLVPDTFLAERL; encoded by the coding sequence ATGCCTGTAAACCAAGACGTAGCCAACCTTATAACGCTATTTAATGACTGCTTCAAATATACCGAGAACACTATATTAGTTAAGGGTGAAGACGAACCTATCTACCTTCCCTCAAGTGATAAGCAGCCTCACAATCACATTGTGTTTGCCCATGGTTATTTCAGCAGCGCATTACATGAGATAAGTCATTGGTGCATTGCGGGTGAAGCAAGGCGTAAGCTTGTCGACTTTGGATACTGGTATGAGCCGGATGGAAGAACAATAGAGCAGCAGCACGCATTTGAGCAGGTCGAGGTAAAGCCCCAGGCGCTGGAATGGATTTTCTCTGTTGCGGCAGGGGTCAAGTTCAACATTAGTGCCGACAATCTCGGGGGGGAGGTTTCACCAACGGCAGCGACTTTTACGCAAAACGTGCGCAATCAGGCGGCTCTCTATTTAGAACAAGGCTTGCCTAACAATGCGCGGCAGTTTACCGAGATATTGGTGAGCTATTACGGAACAGAGGGTAAACTAGTTCCAGATACGTTTCTGGCAGAGCGGTTGTGA
- the pdxB gene encoding 4-phosphoerythronate dehydrogenase PdxB → MMKIVADENIPLLHNFFSDIGPIETFPGRELNAQNVGDADILLVRSVTNVDEGLLKNSNVKFVGTCTIGMDHIDTEYLQQNNIAFASAPGCNATSVVEYVVSALSSLTESNGLNLEKIRVGVVGCGNVGSRVVETLKRLGIDVCCNDPLIDQTGLVSFDEILSCDVITLHTPLTKDGPYPTHHMFNDEVLSRLKEEQILINTGRGAVVDGRALKHKLQKQPSFTAVLDVWESEPAIDIELANLVTIGTPHIAGYSLDGKVAGTEMIYQAMCRHFGLPSRHKAAQFIPSPPLSKLYFTSEAELSWSMHTAIRACYDVRHDHYALMSSLSGTEVQRSQAFDQLRKSYRPRREFSTIKVLLKNTDSSMHSQFKALGFNVKSA, encoded by the coding sequence ATGATGAAAATCGTTGCAGATGAAAATATTCCGCTTCTACACAACTTCTTCAGTGATATAGGCCCCATTGAAACGTTTCCGGGTCGTGAACTGAATGCTCAGAATGTAGGCGATGCTGATATCTTGCTTGTTCGTTCAGTCACCAACGTTGACGAGGGCTTGCTGAAAAACAGCAACGTTAAATTTGTTGGTACCTGCACGATTGGTATGGATCATATTGATACCGAATATTTGCAGCAAAATAATATCGCCTTTGCCAGTGCGCCTGGGTGTAATGCAACTTCAGTTGTTGAATATGTGGTTAGTGCGCTCTCGTCTCTAACAGAGAGCAACGGTCTTAATCTTGAAAAAATTAGAGTGGGTGTTGTCGGTTGCGGTAATGTTGGCAGTCGAGTCGTCGAAACCTTAAAGCGCTTGGGTATTGATGTTTGCTGCAATGACCCGTTGATTGATCAGACTGGCCTGGTCTCTTTTGATGAAATTCTAAGCTGTGATGTTATTACTCTACACACGCCATTGACGAAGGATGGCCCATACCCCACTCATCATATGTTTAATGATGAAGTGCTTTCCCGGCTTAAAGAAGAACAAATTCTTATCAATACAGGTCGAGGCGCGGTTGTTGATGGGAGGGCCTTAAAGCATAAGTTACAAAAGCAGCCATCATTTACCGCCGTATTAGATGTATGGGAGTCTGAGCCTGCGATAGATATCGAATTGGCCAATCTGGTAACAATAGGTACTCCCCATATTGCAGGATACAGTTTGGACGGCAAAGTTGCCGGTACCGAGATGATCTATCAAGCAATGTGTCGTCATTTTGGTTTGCCTTCACGGCATAAGGCCGCTCAGTTTATACCTTCCCCCCCACTGTCAAAGCTGTACTTCACCTCAGAAGCAGAACTGAGCTGGTCAATGCATACCGCAATTAGGGCTTGTTACGATGTCAGGCATGATCACTATGCTTTGATGTCTAGCCTCAGCGGAACTGAAGTTCAGCGCAGTCAGGCCTTTGATCAGCTAAGAAAGAGCTATAGGCCCCGTCGTGAGTTTTCAACGATTAAAGTTTTGCTAAAAAATACCGATTCTTCAATGCATAGTCAGTTTAAAGCGTTAGGTTTTAATGTAAAAAGTGCTTAG
- a CDS encoding flagellar brake protein, protein MADENNQNNSQQLFEKLGVSIGAPLTIETVSPSRRMNVKVIGYFVGKSLLVSPPVKDGKEQLLEIGDIVAVRMLIRKQICAFETRVKYRSLQPYSYYHLEYPTELVSLQVRSSERVDIHIPVQIDSDFDIGTDEWPKSATITNLSKTGAAISSAESFGEAGHEVIVVLDIEVSGLKRSLQLNAVIRNKESADDGSGNITFGVQFVDLKDEDTLSLTSFIYENDHGV, encoded by the coding sequence TTGGCAGACGAAAATAATCAAAACAACAGTCAGCAACTATTTGAGAAGCTAGGTGTTTCAATTGGCGCACCATTAACCATTGAAACCGTGTCGCCTAGTAGACGCATGAATGTAAAGGTAATAGGCTATTTTGTTGGCAAAAGCCTTCTGGTTTCGCCGCCAGTTAAAGATGGTAAAGAACAACTGCTGGAAATTGGTGATATTGTTGCAGTCAGGATGCTGATTCGAAAGCAGATTTGTGCATTTGAAACGCGGGTTAAGTATCGCTCATTGCAGCCTTATTCGTACTACCACTTGGAATATCCAACTGAACTCGTCTCGCTTCAAGTTAGAAGTTCGGAGCGTGTTGATATTCATATTCCGGTTCAAATCGATAGCGATTTCGATATAGGGACTGATGAGTGGCCAAAGAGTGCAACAATTACAAACCTGAGTAAGACAGGGGCGGCGATATCAAGCGCGGAATCGTTTGGTGAAGCAGGACATGAGGTCATTGTCGTTTTGGATATTGAGGTCAGTGGTTTGAAAAGGTCACTGCAATTGAACGCAGTGATTCGCAACAAAGAGTCAGCAGATGATGGTTCAGGCAATATTACGTTTGGTGTTCAGTTTGTTGATCTCAAAGATGAAGACACGCTTTCTCTAACCAGTTTTATTTATGAAAATGACCATGGGGTCTAA
- the dsbD gene encoding protein-disulfide reductase DsbD, translating to MHRFLSLIAFILLISSSSSYALQGTNGSTFGKSLFGDAEFLPVDNAFHFSSSVEGESLVLSWQIEEGYYLYKERFKFSLPDTNGSLGSPVFSRQGSEKDDPNFGKVTVFHEDIDIRIPVSLAGLSETPVEVSYQGCADAGLCYPPQTKTALFLTNAQTDSNGNGNGNSAQSSVPAKAGVAPDYESASGIFSFIQSASLPAIIGIFFLLGIGLTFTPCVFPMIPIISSIIAGQKNPSTWKSFSLSLSYVLGMSLTYATAGVVTGMLGASANIQAYLQAPAVLITFSIIFVLLSLSMFGFYELQLPEGLRNRLNNTSQGIKGGKSVGVFFIGALSALIVSPCVSAPLAGALLYISTTADATLGGLSLFALGLGMGVPLIAVGVGGGKFLPKAGHWMETIKTVFGIMLIGVAIWLLERLLPSSITLMLWSLLAGLTGAQMGAFEAAQAGKQRVIKGLGLFLVLYASTLFIGALTGAQDPLNPLENIVTKNTQQASTEQQTHTPFNTVYNLNQFNSEIERSKATEKPVLLDFYADWCISCKVMEREVFTQPSAAQLMSHFTLVQADVTENDQGNQRLLDTFGLFGPPSILFFNPNGDELVEYRVMGELNEEQFIKQLTNVLSALNKAT from the coding sequence ATGCACAGGTTTTTATCCCTAATAGCATTTATTCTACTTATTTCTTCATCAAGTTCATACGCCCTGCAAGGCACTAACGGCTCTACGTTCGGTAAAAGCTTGTTTGGAGACGCTGAATTTCTTCCTGTCGATAACGCATTTCATTTTAGCTCAAGCGTTGAAGGAGAAAGTCTTGTCTTATCCTGGCAAATTGAAGAAGGGTATTACCTCTATAAAGAGCGCTTTAAGTTTAGCTTACCCGATACCAACGGTAGCTTGGGTAGCCCCGTCTTTTCAAGGCAAGGTTCCGAAAAAGATGATCCTAACTTCGGCAAGGTCACGGTGTTTCATGAAGACATTGACATCAGGATACCTGTATCGCTAGCAGGCCTTTCAGAAACCCCGGTCGAAGTGAGCTATCAAGGCTGTGCCGATGCTGGGCTGTGCTATCCTCCGCAAACCAAAACCGCCCTCTTTTTAACTAACGCACAAACCGATAGTAACGGTAACGGTAACGGCAACAGCGCACAAAGCTCAGTGCCCGCAAAGGCGGGCGTTGCGCCAGATTATGAGAGTGCCAGCGGCATATTTAGCTTCATTCAGTCAGCATCCTTACCTGCAATAATCGGCATATTTTTTCTCCTGGGTATCGGGTTGACATTTACACCCTGCGTTTTTCCAATGATCCCCATTATTTCCAGCATTATTGCCGGCCAGAAAAACCCCAGTACCTGGAAATCATTCAGCCTGTCATTATCATATGTTTTAGGTATGTCTCTGACCTACGCAACAGCTGGCGTTGTTACCGGCATGCTCGGCGCAAGTGCAAATATACAAGCCTATCTACAAGCGCCCGCAGTACTTATAACGTTTTCAATAATCTTTGTACTTCTCTCACTTTCCATGTTTGGATTCTATGAGTTACAACTACCTGAGGGGCTTCGAAATCGCCTGAACAACACCAGTCAGGGTATTAAGGGCGGAAAGTCAGTTGGCGTCTTCTTTATCGGTGCGCTGTCGGCACTCATTGTATCGCCATGTGTTTCAGCGCCTCTTGCAGGCGCACTGCTATATATCAGTACAACGGCCGATGCAACGCTTGGAGGGCTTTCTCTTTTTGCGCTTGGCCTGGGTATGGGCGTTCCACTCATCGCAGTAGGTGTAGGAGGAGGTAAGTTTTTACCCAAAGCCGGTCACTGGATGGAAACCATAAAAACCGTATTTGGGATAATGCTCATCGGTGTCGCAATATGGTTGCTCGAACGATTACTTCCATCATCAATTACCTTAATGCTATGGTCTTTATTGGCAGGGTTGACCGGGGCTCAAATGGGCGCCTTCGAAGCAGCCCAAGCGGGCAAACAAAGAGTAATCAAGGGGCTCGGGCTGTTTCTCGTATTGTATGCTTCAACTCTTTTTATCGGCGCACTCACTGGGGCACAGGATCCACTTAACCCACTTGAAAATATCGTAACGAAGAACACCCAGCAGGCCTCAACAGAGCAACAGACGCACACCCCGTTCAACACGGTCTATAACTTGAACCAATTCAATAGCGAGATAGAGCGCTCTAAAGCGACAGAAAAACCGGTTTTGTTAGATTTTTACGCTGACTGGTGTATTAGCTGCAAAGTAATGGAAAGAGAAGTGTTTACTCAACCATCAGCCGCTCAACTAATGTCTCATTTCACCTTGGTGCAGGCAGATGTTACTGAAAACGATCAAGGCAACCAGAGGTTGCTCGATACATTCGGCCTATTTGGCCCTCCTTCAATTTTATTTTTTAACCCCAATGGAGACGAATTAGTTGAGTATAGAGTGATGGGGGAACTAAACGAAGAGCAGTTTATAAAACAGCTGACAAACGTGCTCAGCGCCCTAAATAAAGCGACATAA